Proteins encoded together in one Lathyrus oleraceus cultivar Zhongwan6 chromosome 5, CAAS_Psat_ZW6_1.0, whole genome shotgun sequence window:
- the LOC127080729 gene encoding uncharacterized protein LOC127080729 — translation MGQTKISLKELASVKRKFTEPIDDYLNRFRLLKSRCFTIVPEHELVEMATGDRVRQVERLKSEKARANKNYKKERVAYVEFEDGESEIVEDPYGLEEFEVDLAELKEAPPYACKLLTPSNGRNPVETEKNDRFPKKTYTFDVTKCDEIFDLLVKEGQMIVPPNTKIPPLEQRKKRGFYKYHNFSGHKTSQCFLFRDLIQNAIMDGRLKFAGKGKNQMKVDIDPLNITETNYA, via the exons atgggccAAACTAAGATAAGTCTTAAGGAATTAGCCAGCGTCAAAAGAAAATTCACTGAACCTATAGATGATTATCTAAATAGGTTCCGTTTGTTAAAATCTAGATGCTTTACAATAGTGCCTGAACacgagttggtcgaaatggccaCTGGAG ATAGGGTTCGACAGGTCGAACGCTTAAAATCTGAAAAGGCCAGAGCGAATAAGAATTATAAGAAAGAAAGGGTTGCTTATGTCGAATTCGAAGACGGAGAGTCTGAAATTGTTGAAGACCCTTATGGTCTTGAGGAATTCGAAGTAGATTTGGCAGAATTAAAAGAAGCACCACCCTATGCCTGCAAATTACTTACACCTTCGAATGGCAGAAACCCTGTTGAAACTGAAAAGAATGATAGATTTCCCAAAAAGACTTACACATTTGATGTTACCAAATGTGACGAGATCTTCGATTTATTAGTAAAAGAGGGCCAAATGATAGTTCCTCCTAATACCAAAATTCCTCCGTTAGAACAACGAAAGAAAAGAGGCTTCTATAAATATCACAATTTTTCAGGCCATAAAACTTCACAAtgctttcttttcagggatcttattCAGAATGCAATCATGGATGGTCGCCTCAAGTTCGCTGGCAAAGGGAAAAACCAGATGAAAGTTGATATTGATCCCCTCAACATTACTGAGACAAACTATGCTTAA